A genomic region of Pseudopipra pipra isolate bDixPip1 unplaced genomic scaffold, bDixPip1.hap1 HAP1_SCAFFOLD_182, whole genome shotgun sequence contains the following coding sequences:
- the LOC135408106 gene encoding ubiquitin carboxyl-terminal hydrolase 42-like, producing the protein MATAGNDSFIAEGMTPPQRILFPPEKICMVWQQRQSAGAGLLNVGNTCFLNAVLQCLTYTLPLANYLLSREHSQACRQQGFCMMCIMEAHVNKVLHSVSAILPLAVLRGFRFIGEHFQLGREEDAHDFLCCTVNAMQRACLSASNDLDISSQSTTIVHQIFGGFLRSRGMFLQQLLSLALPVPFCLPVPNSWPWD; encoded by the exons atggccacagcagggaacgACTCCT tcattgcCGAGGGAATGACTCCGCCACAAAGGATCCTCTTTCCCCCAGAGAAGATTTGCAtggtctggcagcaaagacagagtgctggagcaggactcctcaatgtgggcaacacatgcttccttaatgctgtcctgcaatgcctgacatacaccctgccgctggccaactatctgctctcccgggagcacagccaggcct gtcgccaacaaggcttctgcatgatgtgcatcatggaagcgcatgttaacaaggtcctgcattcagtcagtgccatcctgccttTGGCTGTTCTCAGGGGTTTCAGAT tcataggagaacattttcagcttggcagggaggaagatgcccatgacttcttatgctgtactgtcaatgccatgcagagagcttgtctgagtgcaagcAACGA CTTGGACATATCATCTCAATCTACTACCATTgtccatcaaatatttggaggctttctgagatccagaggtatgtttctacaacagctgctctccttggcactgcctgtgcccttctgtctgcctgtgcccaacagctggccctgggactag
- the LOC135408108 gene encoding LOW QUALITY PROTEIN: olfactory receptor 10A4-like (The sequence of the model RefSeq protein was modified relative to this genomic sequence to represent the inferred CDS: inserted 1 base in 1 codon), with the protein MTSAVKRHLRDMDSSNHIVVTYLQFLPFSSIPEIQGSLFCLLLSMYLSTLVGNIVIITITMVDAALHSPTYFFLKNFSFLEVSYTTSTIPKTLVNFLTKRKNISFXGCATQMYAFSLLGMTECCLLAAVACDCYVAVCQPLHYTATMRWNTCFLLSAVPWLTGLLVALVQTTFVFTLPCCGPNGINHFFCDLLPLLKLACVATCKNEITTYVIAVLFIMVLFLFIVVSYIQILHTIFKIPSVKGKGKAFSTCFSHLVVVTLFYGPGIVTYLRLKASYSSSSSKLFSLSYTLLSPMMNPLIYSLRNKEVKQAY; encoded by the exons ATGACTTCTGCAGTTAAAAGACACCTGAGGGACATGGACAGCAGTAATCACATTGTGGTGACCTATCTCCAATTTTTACCCTTCTCCAGCATTCCAGAGATCCAAGGCTCTCTCTTTTGTCTGTTACTGTCCATGTACCTCAGTACTTTGGTGGGAAACATCGTCATCATCACAATCACTATGGTAGATGCTGCCCTTCACTCTCCCACgtattttttccttaagaacTTTTCCTTCCTGGAGGTTAGCTATACCACATCCACCATCCCCAAGACGCTAGTGAACTTTCTcacaaagaggaagaacatATCTT GGGGCTGTGCCACACAGATGTATGCTTTCTCCCTCCTCGGGATGACAGAATGCTGTTTGCTGGCTGCCGTGGCCTGTGACTGCTATGTGGCCGTGTGCCAGCCTCTGCACTACACGGCCACGATGAGATGGAACACGTGCTTCTTGCTTTCAGCTGTGCCTTGGCTTACCGGGCTCTTGGTGGCCTTAGTGCAGACAACTTTCGTCTTTACCCTTCCATGCTGTGGTCCCAATGGGATCAatcacttcttctgtgacctgctgcctctgcttaaGTTGGCTTGCGTGGCCACctgtaaaaatgaaatcacCACCTACGTAATAGCTGTCCTTTTCATCATGGTCCTCTTCTTATTCATAGTTGTGTCATATATCCAGATTCTCCACACCATCTTCAAGATACCATCAGTGAAGGGCAAGGGAAAAGCATTCTCTACCTGCTTTTCTCACCTAGTCGTGGTCACTCTGTTTTACGGACCTGGCATTGTGACCTACTTGAGACTCAAAGCTTCTTATTCAAGCAGCAGTAgcaaattgttttctctttcttacacACTGTTGTCTCCAATGATGAACCCCTTGATTTACAGCTTGAGGAACAAAGAGGTGAAACAAGCCTATTAA